A portion of the Fulvia fulva chromosome 1, complete sequence genome contains these proteins:
- a CDS encoding AMP deaminase → MMQRSAMPPSLSAHHIVHDPDTDDEDLDDAAISSDGEDGGSEADPREHAHESTGLARRASKEIESLGLRDVAALSGESAVEEAEPQGMLARDKQRRTTTYNYQLEKQMSHVEAKQFYQQQQRQNTMYDEQTATPLTGSPIIRSKTFGSHMGEPFQRSGSTRSMNSFKEPGFASALPVGLSDPQKDPNSSTIQSPGIGRFEGANGIHSAAVKDEDPAVADKAARAHALHPGLPHESKPMLEQEGMHGAGAGIGQDAPNDSSVTTELSAIYSNIQKVLDLRHKYIRLSLQGPHDNPKDDPGWNIYPPPPEPVWHENKQRTDKHGEPIDEDVKTPVTPRRKQRKMGQEIGEDFDLDDCLPVPEAGEMSFRLDDKGVYQVYESAAAVELGEPILHVPDIREYYMDLDSILSIGSDGPSKSFAYRRLQYLEGKFNLYVLLNEYQEIADTKAVPHRDFYNVRKVDTHVHHSACMNQKHLLRFIKSKMKKSPDEVVLFRDGKFLTLKEVFESINLTAYDLSIDTLDMHAHTDSFHRFDKFNLKYNPIGESRLRTIFLKTDNHLQGRYLAELTKEVISDLESSKYQMVEWRISIYGRSMDEWDKLAAWVVDNKLYSPNVRWLIQVPRLYDVYKGSGQMESFDQVIKNLFQPLFEVTQDPSKHPKLHIFLQRVIGFDSVDDESKTERRIYRKFPLPKDWNTKQNPPYTYWIYYLFANIASLNVWRKQRGFSTFVLRPHCGEAGDTDHLAAATLCCHSISHGLLLRKTPLLQYVFYLEQIGVAMSPLSNNALFLAYERNPFLQYFRRGLNVSLSTDDPLQFAFTKEPLIEEYAVAAQIYKLSAVDMCELAKHSVIQSGFEHAMKQRWLGNNYHLAGVAGNDMAKVNVPNIREAFRHETWLQELAMIDRYTNAPSQSRLSTTALAPGRHSNSAAAVPASPTASMKTNPSASNPMHGVDGSNQPGGARYQDPNAAATPHSYRPNAQAARLSTTMSQLDLGQQDGASGYQSRGTNVRDYGQPSRSSTLLFNSPAVDDPQGTFPPLPQAAGEGTNPAAVLQPAFGSTLIHGSEPRMFPGVVSRRRKSSIVSRPLSQNIDGESSENALEKSTSTLSRSQGEDALMMGLERRNTIEETAAESENTDD, encoded by the coding sequence ATGATGCAGCGAAGCGCCATGCCTCCCTCCCTCTCGGCGCATCATATAGTACATGATCCGGACACAGACGACGAAGACCTCGACGACGCTGCAATCTCTTCAGACGGCGAAGACGGCGGCAGCGAAGCCGATCCTCGAGAGCACGCCCATGAGTCGACGGGTCTCGCGAGGCGGGCGTCCAAGGAGATCGAGAGCCTTGGTCTCAGAGATGTTGCCGCACTGTCAGGTGAATCGGCTGTTGAAGAGGCGGAGCCACAGGGCATGCTCGCAAGAGACAAGCAACGACGCACCACCACATACAACTACCAGCTGGAGAAGCAAATGTCGCATGTAGAAGCCAAGCAGTTCTATCAGCAGCAGCAGAGGCAGAACACCATGTACGATGAGCAGACTGCCACGCCCCTTACCGGCAGCCCCATCATTCGCTCCAAGACGTTTGGCTCGCACATGGGAGAACCCTTCCAAAGAAGCGGCAGCACCCGCAGTATGAACAGCTTCAAAGAGCCAGGCTTTGCCTCTGCGCTTCCCGTGGGCCTCAGTGACCCTCAGAAGGACCCGAACAGTTCTACTATTCAATCGCCGGGTATTGGACGCTTCGAGGGTGCGAATGGCATTCATTCTGCTGCAGTGAAAGACGAGGATCCAGCCGTGGCCGACAAAGCTGCACGAGCCCATGCGCTACACCCAGGCTTGCCGCATGAGTCCAAGCCGATGCTGGAGCAGGAAGGCATGCATGGTGCAGGAGCAGGCATTGGTCAAGATGCGCCGAACGACTCCAGTGTTACGACGGAGCTTAGCGCCATCTATTCTAACATCCAGAAAGTCCTCGATCTGAGACACAAGTACATCCGTCTGTCCCTACAGGGCCCTCATGACAACCCAAAGGATGATCCGGGATGGAATATCTACCCTCCACCGCCCGAGCCGGTATGGCACGAGAACAAGCAGCGGACGGACAAGCATGGCGAGCCAATTGACGAGGATGTCAAAACGCCAGTTACTCCCAGGCGAAAACAACGTAAAATGGGCCAGGAAATTGGCGAGGACTTTGATCTTGACGACTGCCTGCCGGTGCCAGAAGCTGGGGAAATGTCTTTCAGGCTGGACGACAAGGGAGTATACCAAGTATACGAGTCTGCAGCCGCTGTTGAGCTTGGGGAGCCCATCTTGCATGTACCGGATATCAGGGAGTATTACATGGACCTCGACAGCATACTCAGCATAGGCTCCGATGGGCCGAGCAAATCGTTCGCTTATCGTCGCCTGCAGTACCTGGAAGGGAAATTCAACTTGTATGTTCTTCTGAACGAGTATCAGGAGATTGCAGACACAAAGGCCGTGCCGCATCGTGACTTCTACAACGTGCGAAAAGTCGATACTCACGTTCACCATTCTGCCTGCATGAACCAGAAACATTTACTGCGCTTTATCAAAAGTAAGATGAAGAAGTCACCCGACGAGGTCGTATTGTTTAGAGATGGAAAATTTCTCACGCTTAAGGAGGTGTTCGAAAGTATCAATCTCACAGCATACGACCTCAGCATTGACACCCTGGATATGCACGCCCATACAGACTCCTTCCATCGATTCGACAAGTTCAATCTGAAGTACAATCCTATCGGTGAGAGCAGACTGAGGACAATCTTCCTCAAGACAGACAACCACCTGCAAGGCCGATACCTTGCAGAGCTCACCAAGGAAGTCATATCCGATCTGGAGAGTAGCAAGTATCAGATGGTAGAGTGGCGTATCAGTATCTATGGGCGGTCAATGGACGAGTGGGACAAGCTCGCTGCTTGGGTGGTAGACAACAAGCTGTACTCGCCCAATGTTCGCTGGCTGATCCAAGTACCGCGACTGTACGACGTGTACAAAGGATCGGGCCAGATGGAGAGCTTTGATCAGGTCATTAAGAATCTGTTCCAACCACTTTTCGAGGTCACGCAAGATCCCAGCAAACATCCTAAGCTGCACATCTTTCTGCAGAGAGTTATTGGCTTTGATTCTGTCGACGACGAAAGCAAGACCGAGCGCCGGATCTATCGCAAGTTTCCACTGCCAAAGGACTGGAATACGAAGCAAAATCCGCCATACACGTACTGGATCTACTACTTGTTCGCCAACATTGCATCACTGAATGTCTGGCGCAAACAGCGTGGTTTCAGCACTTTTGTCCTTCGCCCACACTGTGGTGAGGCTGGTGACACGGATCACTTGGCTGCCGCTACGCTGTGCTGTCATAGTATTAGCCACGGCTTGCTGCTGCGTAAAACTCCATTACTGCAGTACGTTTTCTACTTGGAACAGATCGGTGTTGCGATGAGCCCACTGAGCAACAACGCTCTTTTCCTGGCATACGAACGAAACCCTTTCCTGCAGTACTTCCGACGTGGTCTCAATGTCAGCTTATCGACAGATGATCCGCTACAGTTCGCGTTCACCAAAGAACCACTCATAGAAGAGTATGCGGTCGCGGCGCAAATTTACAAGCTATCGGCAGTGGACATGTGCGAGCTGGCGAAACATTCAGTCATACAGTCCGGCTTCGAGCATGCCATGAAGCAGCGATGGCTTGGTAACAACTATCATTTGGCTGGTGTCGCTGGCAACGACATGGCTAAGGTCAACGTACCCAATATCAGAGAAGCTTTTCGACATGAGACCTGGCTGCAGGAACTTGCCATGATCGACCGCTACACCAATGCGCCAAGTCAGTCGCGCCTCAGTACAACAGCGCTGGCTCCGGGTAGGCACTCCAATAGTGCTGCAGCAGTACCCGCAAGCCCTACAGCGAGTATGAAGACCAACCCTTCTGCTTCAAATCCCATGCATGGTGTAGATGGATCGAACCAGCCGGGCGGTGCAAGATACCAGGACCCCAACGCCGCAGCTACACCACATTCCTACAGACCCAATGCCCAGGCGGCCCGACTTTCCACGACAATGTCCCAGCTAGACCTTGGCCAGCAAGACGGGGCTTCGGGCTACCAGTCTCGAGGTACCAACGTCCGCGACTATGGCCAGCCTTCACGTTCGTCGACCCTTCTATTTAACTCACCTGCAGTGGACGACCCACAAGGAACATTTCCACCTCTCCCGCAAGCAGCAGGAGAAGGCACCAATCCAGCTGCGGTCCTGCAGCCAGCCTTTGGAAGCACTCTTATTCACGGCTCGGAGCCAAGAATGTTTCCGGGCGTTGTCAGTCGGCGAAGAAAATCGTCCATCGTCAGCCGTCCGTTAAGTCAAAATATAGACGGGGAGAGTTCTGAGAATGCGTTGGAAAAGAGCACTAGCACGCTGTCAAGATCACAGGGCGAGGACGCTCTGATGATGGGCTTGGAGAGGAGGAACACGATTGAAGAGACGGCAGCTGAGAGTGAAAACACTGACGACTGA
- a CDS encoding BTB/POZ domain-containing protein 1 has protein sequence MISLLWKAFYDDHVDTFRQLLETAAYNARPYGARGASSHRSAAIASPVQPGTSPMNTRSRRTATPKTAVNAGSALTKENLNMLDGAGMTLLHYAVSSVKETAIDFATALLEHPIIDLYAQDEENGWTALHRAFYFGNITIARFILERDAGVALSKLRGNSRPTLSLVKVKDKEGLGPLDLYAATIKDRTLRPALSTRQRSGSNGSDDERPILDPSDGHGPSPVKIPFIDVHGDQLFHFGSNRNVSLGFGDQDDRQFPERINLRRPEHLVRRFYEEYLDHHESRWSGHDPAYQSKADSVSNMWVEDIPWMPKSRPLEIQDVHMSKLHTAVLTTDPEANLYMCGHGQGGRLGTGDERTRFHFVCIEGGALAGKRVATVALGQNHTLALSDDGEIFSWGNNAYGQLGYNLPKAPNDEEPITTIPQQIFGPLKRETVIGVAASRVHSVAHTATSLYVMGKNDGQLGIVDSDARSLDMQVAPRRVAAALFTSAIASVAAIDSATVCLLDNHDVWVFANFGYAKVPFPLDGFTNYFLRQSFLVTTYDSAPNQISKVTAEGDTICALSTRGEVYTVSISQRQDTKASVSTTNPTKIRGAISTPQRIWSPKKSSMAARDVGLDTDGSIILSTEEGSVWNRTKRATMKDASNVATSEYKPKDYKFSRVPGLTRVMAVRSSGHGAYAAIRRDCDVLQTQVVVEDPTLWKDLFPLLSLSQLIDHNIESEDDTSRHRFWQGTKRPSEVLLLRKAVLRCADIGADLKTLFENGWNRPATKYDALLATTSSEVRIPVHRWLLTARSRVLRRGFSNLCEMSTFTIPDFARSELDDEGRVVITFQGLDLLTILDLALYIYTDTVVDFWHFVKSAPKMAYSYRQVRTELMKVATRLELAKLEPAVRQMVEPRPCLDMDMEIAHGDPAYFYDGDVVIELEDDEVKVHSTLMRTRCPFFEGMFMGRSRGGWLAGRDDHAEVNVDLKHINSKTFSLVLRHIYCDSGEELFDEIVSVDIDDFLDSVLDVLSAANELMLDRLQQIAQAVIGRFVNVRNVCDLLNAIAPSSVREFKDAGLEYLCLNLEAMLQGQYLGSLDEDLLLELDKVVRGNQLAYMPFAKSGRAARELLDQHPELAATMDRNKRAKVDNIALKAKYDRFVSFAPGSLDEDNAASPMQLKTRRRSSNTVRTSTDHPSLRAKASTKDMMFAMDEEVDSGIASPQASPSIRPMPSPRGLDPQSTPPDDVWFNSRGKALPSPKLAAQSVQDGFITPRTPISPLMAGKTPPNAGRPWTLTPLPGQKMEMKDIMAQTISGRKSSITQGLAAAKGSEDPMDVPAPFRLPGPKMSQKDRKRMQQVHQASLRASPAPEEAEVKSFSWQAVSNQKRPGLKDVIECESTSKGSPSRSPSTPTLTTRQTVANPKASSSSKPAIGPASPSLRQLSVTEHKTMATNGAEGKGQANSVSHVSNSKPIPQSVRHQPVVDPAWGLSMSEIVAQQELEKNAIKEAAAKRDLQEIQAEQEFQEWWEKESARVQEAEQQATAAATKAPKRNRGRRGHAGRGGKGTGGKGREHAANGGEISTATSSATKPTR, from the coding sequence ATGATCAGTCTGCTCTGGAAAGCCTTCTATGATGACCATGTCGATACCTTTCGGCAGCTGTTGGAGACCGCGGCCTACAATGCGCGACCGTATGGAGCAAGAGGAGCATCATCGCACCGTTCCGCTGCGATAGCGAGTCCCGTACAGCCGGGCACTTCGCCAATGAACACAAGAAGCCGTCGGACTGCTACGCCAAAAACAGCTGTCAATGCCGGGTCTGCCTTGACCAAAGAGAATCTCAACATGCTTGATGGGGCGGGTATGACACTGTTGCATTACGCAGTGTCGTCTGTCAAGGAGACTGCCATCGACTTTGCGACAGCACTCCTTGAGCACCCTATCATCGACCTGTATGCGCAGGATGAAGAGAACGGCTGGACAGCCCTGCATCGTGCCTTTTACTTCGGCAACATCACGATTGCGCGCTTCATATTGGAACGTGATGCAGGTGTGGCGCTTAGCAAGTTGAGAGGGAACTCCCGGCCGACCCTCTCGCTTGTCAAAGTGAAGGACAAGGAAGGGCTCGGCCCACTAGACTTGTACGCAGCTACGATCAAGGATAGGACTCTTCGCCCGGCGCTCTCTACGCGCCAGCGATCAGGCTCCAACGGCAGTGATGATGAACGTCCGATACTGGATCCCAGCGACGGTCATGGTCCATCTCCAGTCAAAATTCCTTTCATTGATGTCCATGGCGATCAACTCTTCCATTTTGGCAGCAACCGAAACGTCTCACTGGGTTTCGGCGATCAAGATGATCGACAGTTCCCAGAACGCATCAATCTACGACGCCCTGAGCACCTCGTACGACGGTTCTACGAAGAGTACCTGGATCATCATGAAAGTAGGTGGTCTGGTCACGACCCAGCGTACCAAAGCAAAGCAGACTCAGTGTCGAACATGTGGGTAGAGGATATCCCTTGGATGCCAAAGTCTCGGCCACTTGAGATCCAGGATGTGCATATGTCCAAGCTGCACACTGCCGTGCTCACGACAGACCCCGAAGCCAACTTATACATGTGTGGCCATGGACAAGGAGGCCGCCTAGGAACTGGAGATGAGCGCACGCGCTTCCACTTTGTATGCATCGAAGGTGGTGCGCTCGCTGGCAAACGGGTCGCTACTGTAGCCCTTGGCCAGAACCACACACTAGCTCTCTCTGACGACGGCGAGATATTTTCATGGGGCAACAATGCATACGGGCAGTTGGGCTACAATCTGCCAAAGGCGCCAAACGATGAGGAGCCCATTACTACGATTCCACAACAGATCTTTGGACCTTTGAAGCGGGAGACGGTCATTGGCGTGGCCGCGTCTCGCGTCCACTCAGTGGCCCATACAGCGACCTCATTGTACGTGATGGGTAAGAACGATGGACAGCTCGGAATTGTCGACTCGGATGCTCGCTCTCTGGACATGCAGGTTGCTCCTCGAAGGGTCGCCGCAGCCTTATTCACATCAGCCATAGCATCCGTGGCGGCCATCGACAGTGCTACTGTCTGCTTGCTGGACAATCATGATGTCTGGGTCTTTGCTAACTTTGGGTATGCCAAGGTGCCGTTTCCGCTTGATGGCTTCACCAATTACTTCCTCCGACAGAGCTTCTTGGTGACCACGTATGACTCTGCGCCCAATCAAATTAGCAAAGTCACTGCTGAAGGCGACACCATCTGCGCTCTCTCCACCCGCGGCGAGGTCTACACCGTCTCCATCAGTCAGCGACAAGACACCAAGGCTAGCGTCTCCACCACCAATCCAACCAAGATACGTGGCGCGATCTCAACACCGCAGCGCATTTGGTCGCCTAAGAAAAGTAGCATGGCGGCCAGAGACGTCGGCCTTGACACTGATGGCAGTATCATTCTGTCTACGGAAGAGGGCAGTGTGTGGAACCGTACTAAGCGCGCCACCATGAAGGATGCATCGAATGTCGCCACCTCAGAGTATAAGCCCAAGGATTACAAATTCTCGCGGGTTCCTGGCTTGACACGTGTAATGGCTGTGCGATCATCTGGCCATGGTGCCTATGCTGCCATCCGTCGCGACTGCGATGTGCTGCAGACCCAGGTCGTGGTCGAAGACCCGACTCTGTGGAAAGATCTATTCCCACTGCTCTCGCTGAGTCAACTTATCGACCACAATATCGAGAGCGAAGACGATACATCGCGACATCGGTTCTGGCAAGGCACAAAGCGGCCAAGCGAAGTTCTGCTGCTCAGAAAGGCTGTTCTTCGGTGCGCGGACATCGGTGCAGACTTGAAGACGCTGTTTGAGAACGGTTGGAACAGACCGGCCACAAAATACGATGCGCTGTTGGCGACAACGTCTTCCGAAGTCAGGATCCCGGTCCACCGGTGGCTGCTGACTGCCCGCAGCCGAGTCCTCCGTAGAGGTTTCAGCAATCTCTGCGAGATGAGCACCTTTACCATTCCAGATTTTGCCAGATCGGAGCTTGATGATGAAGGAAGAGTCGTGATCACTTTCCAAGGGCTGGACTTGCTCACGATACTCGACCTCGCACTGTACATATACACCGATACAGTCGTGGACTTCTGGCACTTCGTAAAGAGCGCGCCGAAGATGGCATATAGCTATCGCCAGGTACGCACTGAGCTGATGAAGGTTGCGACGAGACTAGAGCTCGCCAAGCTCGAGCCCGCCGTCCGTCAAATGGTTGAACCTCGACCTTGTCTTGACATGGACATGGAGATTGCGCACGGCGATCCGGCATACTTCTACGATGGTGACGTTGTTATCGAGCTGGAAGACGACGAAGTCAAAGTGCATAGCACTTTAATGCGAACCCGTTGTCCATTCTTCGAAGGAATGTTCATGGGACGTTCTCGAGGTGGATGGCTCGCTGGCCGCGATGATCATGCCGAGGTCAACGTCGATCTTAAGCACATTAACTCGAAGACCTTCAGCCTGGTCTTGCGCCACATCTACTGCGATTCCGGCGAGGAACTGTTCGATGAAATTGTCAGCGTTGACATCGATGACTTTCTGGACAGTGTCCTTGACGTTCTGTCCGCGGCAAATGAACTCATGCTAGATCGGCTACAGCAGATTGCGCAAGCAGTCATTGGAAGATTCGTCAATGTCCGTAATGTCTGCGATTTGCTCAACGCCATCGCACCCAGCTCGGTACGAGAGTTCAAGGACGCTGGACTGGAGTATCTTTGTCTCAATCTCGAGGCCATGTTACAGGGGCAGTACCTTGGTAGTCTAGACGAAGATCTTCTTCTCGAACTTGACAAAGTTGTGCGTGGGAACCAACTGGCGTACATGCCATTCGCGAAAAGTGGTCGCGCGGCAAGAGAGCTTTTGGACCAACATCCTGAGCTGGCCGCTACCATGGATCGGAACAAGCGGGCGAAGGTTGACAACATCGCGCTCAAGGCCAAGTACGATAGATTTGTCTCGTTTGCACCAGGATCTTTGGACGAGGATAATGCGGCTTCGCCAATGCAACTCAAAACTCGCCGGCGCTCCTCGAATACAGTCAGGACCTCGACTGATCACCCTTCGCTGAGAGCCAAGGCATCCACGAAAGATATGATGTTTGCCATGGACGAGGAGGTGGACTCTGGCATCGCTTCACCTCAAGCATCTCCGTCTATCAGGCCAATGCCCAGCCCTCGTGGGCTTGATCCGCAGAGCACACCCCCAGATGATGTCTGGTTCAACTCCAGGGGCAAGGCGTTGCCATCGCCTAAGCTCGCGGCCCAATCTGTGCAAGATGGCTTCATCACCCCAAGGACTCCAATATCGCCACTCATGGCTGGCAAGACGCCGCCAAACGCTGGTCGACCATGGACGTTGACGCCGCTTCCGGGACAGAAGATGGAGATGAAGGATATCATGGCGCAAACGATCTCTGGTCGAAAGTCTTCGATCACACAAGGCCTAGCTGCTGCAAAGGGATCAGAAGACCCAATGGACGTACCTGCTCCCTTTCGTCTTCCTGGACCGAAGATGTCGCAAAAGGACCGTAAGCGAATGCAACAAGTCCACCAAGCGAGCCTACGTGCTTCGCCTGCACCAGAAGAGGCGGAAGTCAAATCCTTCTCGTGGCAAGCTGTTTCCAACCAGAAGCGGCCGGGCCTGAAGGATGTGATCGAGTGCGAGTCGACTTCAAAAGGCTCTCCTTCACGGTCGCCCAGCACTCCCACGCTCACGACAAGGCAGACTGTTGCCAATCCAAAGGCTTCGTCATCATCGAAGCCAGCAATTGGTCCCGCTAGCCCATCTCTGCGACAGCTCAGTGTCACGGAACACAAGACAATGGCGACCAATGGAGCGGAGGGCAAGGGTCAGGCGAACAGTGTCTCACACGTCAGCAATAGCAAGCCTATCCCACAATCCGTTCGCCACCAGCCGGTCGTAGATCCCGCATGGGGTCTCAGTATGTCTGAGATCGTGGCGCAACAAGAGCTGGAGAAGAACGCAATCAAGGAGGCTGCTGCAAAGCGAGACCTGCAGGAGATACAGGCAGAGCAGGAATTCCAGGAATGGTGGGAGAAGGAGAGCGCAAGGGTGCAAGAAGCGGAACAGCAAGCGACGGCTGCTGCGACCAAGGCGCCGAAACGAAATAGGGGACGAAGGGGTCACGCTGGAAGAGGCGGTAAGGGTACTGGCGGCAAGGGACGCGAGCATGCCGCCAACGGTGGTGAGATCAGCACTGCAACATCAAGCGCCACAAAGCCAACACGGTGA